The following DNA comes from Nothobranchius furzeri strain GRZ-AD chromosome 19, NfurGRZ-RIMD1, whole genome shotgun sequence.
CTCCTCCAGCTCTGCTAAGCACAGAGAAGAATCCCCACTGCTGAGGATCTCTGCAAAACTCTCTGAGAAgcaaacacacaaaaatacataaaGTCATGCAAACgttctcagaattctgagataTTTGCTCAAATTTAGCCTTTTAAAAAATATTGTTCGTTCACCCTCTCTTGCCAGGTGCAGCAGGTGAGTCTGCATGTCCTGAACCTCATGCTCTAAGATGTAGTTGTGAAACTGAAACACCGTCAGGACATCCCGGGAGAGCGTCGCAGCAGCGGCGCCAGGAGGAGACGGGGTGTGTGTTGCAGCCAGGTCGCTCCTGTCCACCATCTCTCCCACCACCATGCTGATCactggaggtaaaaaaaaaaaaaaccaattaGTAACAATTCTGCACACGTAATCTGCGTTTAGTTTGCAGAAAACAAACAGAACGAAGAGCCACAGGGATGTTCTGACCCGTGTCGGCGCTGCGCGGGTGTCTCTCCTGCAGCGCTGCTGCGTAGCTCTGCTTCATGTGTTGGAACACTCTGTCCAGCGTGGTGTGGAAAAGTCCCGAAGACCCGCTGCACTCGGACCACAGCGTCATCAGCCGAGGGCGCTCGGCCAGGCTCGGCAGCACTGGGAACACAGAACGTAAATGCAAAacacaccttcaaaataaaagcaccccGTTTTTAATTTGTGGCGCTCACCATCGGCGGCAGAGGTGAGGGCTCCCAGTCGGTCCACGCTGATCTCTGCGAGCTCCTCCAGCAGCTGGGTCTGAGCGGACAGCTTGAGGAGCAGACTGCGGCGCTGCCACACGCCGACCCCACACGCCAGCAGCTGCCAGAACGTTTGGGGACAAACGCAGGTGAGACGAGAGGCTGCGGTAAACTCCGGCGACTATCAGAAGGAGCTGTACCTGTATGAGGTGGTTGCAGTACTGGAGGTGGATGACGATGGCCACATCCAGGTTTTCGTTCCCAGTAGTGAGAGGCATGGGACTTCCTGCTACGCTGTTGCCTACCCCGGTGTCCTCTGTCAGGGCTTCGCTCAGGTGACCTCTGGCCTCCGAGTGCTGGCTCCTGAGCAGAAAATGCATAGAGTGACCACAGGGTGGCAGCAAACCTCACACGTTCTTGTGTCCTGAGGTCTGCAGCAGCTCACTCTATCCCGTCTGCGTCCGGATCAAAAAGCGGAGACTTCTGTGGGGGACTGCTGACGCCGGCGTTGTCGTCTCCTGTGTCGTCATCGTCAAAGTCAGAGGTGTTGAGGAAGTCAAAACTCTCCAGAGCGCTCTCCACGGTCAGGCTGAGACTGGAGGAGCGACTCCTGTGACCTGGGAGACGACACTGAGGGAGAAATACACAGAATCAAACACCTGTAAAATAAAAAGACATCTAATCTGCTGCTGAGGCCTCCAGCGTCTCGAACACATCAGGAGAGGACGCTCGGCACTCCACACCATTCCGAGCAAGAACACTTGACATAATCACTCATCTCGAGTTTACCTTGAGGAGGTCCTCCAGGCGCATCACTTCCTGCTCCAGGTCCTGCAGCTCTCTGCAGCGATGAGTGAGGGACTCCAGCTTCATCAGCAGGCTGTGGATTGCCTCCTCCAGGCTGCTCTCCAGGAACGCCCGGCTGCCCTCTCCCGCCCAGCTCAGGCTGCCTCCTCCCTCTGCGGAGCTACCACCGGACGGGACGACCTCTGAAGAAGTCAGCCTCTTCACAAGCTGTCTCGTCAGGCTGCCTGGCTCCTCCGTGTCCAGCTCCACGGGTTTCAGCTCATCCGCAGGATCCAGGAAGACGTCCTCTGGAGCGACGGTGGACAGGTGTCCGTCGGAACACAGGGACGGGGCGGCCGAGCCGCAGTTGTAGCAGGAATTACGCTGAGACTCCGTGCGCTCCCATTCCGAGTCCTCCGCCACATCTGCTTCATCGCTGGCGAAGCTGGCACTCATCCTGCTCCCTCTGCTACCCGTCTCCCCGTCTTCAtcatactcctcctcctcctcctcatcctcctccactagATGCTCCTCGGCAATGGAGTCCTCTCTCGTCTGGAGGACTTGTGCGGGGTAAGAGTCCGTTTCTGGAGGCGTGACAGTGATCTCAGGGTTGGACTGGCTTTGGGAGAAGCTCTGCGCGGGGCTAGGCGTGGACCCAGAGGCGTCGGAGAAGGTGTAGGAGAGACGTTTGCACTCGGCCACACCGCATCCGCCGTTCTCAAAGACATCGTCTGGCAGCGCGGACTGAAATGACAAAAGAAAATATCAAACATTGGCTGTAAAAAGATACATTTAGgcagaaaacaagaaaaaaatgggTTTTGTAGCGTGAAAAGTCACACAGAAAAGAAAATCGAGCAAAAATCCACACGTGGAGCTCGCCAGCAGAGACTCACACCAGTGAGACAGAGGGGCACACACAGGTTAGAGGGGGGCCCACAACACACTCACATAGACCTCCAGACTGGATTTGGGACGTGGCCGGAGCGAGGCCAGGTCGCCAAAAGAGCGACTACGCCTCAGCTTCTCTATCAGCGTCTCTCGGAGCATTTGGAGGAAGGAGAGGCGCCGGTGCTCCACGGGACACGACTGCCACTTGTGTGAAGGTCGGCGTACAGGACGGGGGTTTAAGTAGGAGGAACAGGCCAAAGGGTTACAATGTGGACACGGGTGAGGGTTAGTGGATGGACTTGTAAACCTGGGGTGCTCAGGATGAAccacagatttaaaaaaaaccaTGATGGACTCACAAAGAAGGAGTTGTCCTGGAAGGTGGGGGTCTCCGGAGTGCCCTGGCTGTAGATGGACACCCGTCTCTGGAGGGCTGCAGCTTTGCTCAAGTTTCCAGAAGATAAGGTCAGATCTTCCACGTCGAAGGGGCTGAAAAACAAAACTGTGTGAAGACCTCGTGCGACCACCAGGTGGCGGTACATAGCACGAAGAGATGGTCCGGCAGCAGACTCCACCGAGATGAAAACAGCCGCTGGCAACACCACCCGGAAACGACTCCCATGCGCTGGAGCGGGTACTTACTACCACGTCACCTCCAGGTTGAGTTTGATGGTTCCCAGGTCGTTGATGTCCACGGCCACCACCTGAGGCATGGCCGTGAACAGCTCCTTGGTCTCACAGATGACACTGCCCACCAGCACGTGAGTGGCCAGACCCTTCAGCTCCGTCACCTGACGGGTGCAGAAGAAACCCTCAGTTCGTGGGCGTGATTCAGATGGTTTCCTGGTTTGGTTTTCACCTTCTCCTGCTGTACCTTGATGTTGATGAGGTCAGAGATGAGAGGCATGAAGACCATCTCATCTCCGTCCCAGCTCTGTCTGGAGTTCACCTCGATCCTCCCTTTCAGCTTCCAGCGCTGCCGACCGTACCGCATGAAGATCTGATGGAAAGTCTGGTTTTAGTGCCTGATTGTCACTCTACTAACTTATAAACTGTCTAAGATCTATTTAGTTTTGCCCTTTAGACACAGCAGCAAGAGAAACACGTTCATGTTGACCGGTTTTTATGATGAACTGGAAAAAAGAATGGacatattttataattttatattcTCGGTGAATCTAAAATATTCCACTTTTGGCCACATTAAATATTTAGTCATTGTTCTCAAATTATAGGCTGTCAATGCAATCTTTTAAAGGGGCCAAATATACAAaactcatcttttttttttaatatagttTTTTGCTCCCACGTGCTTTATGCTGCCTCTATAAGCATCTGTTTTTTAACAGTGTTTGGTTTTGGTTAACAAGCCGTctcaaaaagtccccgtttgtgatgtcacaatcagggAACTCAGAACGACCTCTCACAGGCAGGAGAGAGCAGccactctactccaagcccctcccagatattggagcttctcagcttatagcagccaatcagaggatgGGTGGTCGtggtcagctccagcttgttttcttaaagtgacagagccctgaaacggctcactcTGGAAGGTATTGAAACTGTCAAGCACAAATCTGCTGAAATTGCTTTTTGCGTGGGGGATTTTGTTTTAAGAACcacatgttttgtatcgaccataaAACTAATATAACCTATGATACGTCTCCTTTAAAACAACTTATATTCGTCTCAATATTATTCTGCTCTGCCCAGCATATAACTGCTGTTTGTAACCTAGTACTTCTGTTTTGTTACCCCTTCAGGCGGCGGGTCAACAGTAGCAGAACCTATTTTGGAGACTATATCCTAATGAAACATGCACTGAACTTAAAACAACCCACTAAAATCAAATAATTCCAAGAAGTACGAGAATGTTTGCATAAAACATTTATTGTTAAtttcattttaaattattttatagcCCCTAAAAAACAGAAAATGCTCAAATTTGAATTGCCTTTTCCCTTCACTATTGATCTAGATGTAACTACAAGTTCAGATGCGTTCTCCAAACACATTAATAAGTAAAGCAATATTGATTGGGCGAGGGCTGAGAGTACGCCGTCACACTCCATCACGTTTAGGGGTCAAGCCTCTATCTGACCTTTTCCCAGATCCTCATTACCTGCAGTCTGATGGATCGGAGCCCCCACAGCGGAGGCGTCTCTACCTGCGTGGGCTTGATGAgtcatgtttttatttactttgagGGTTTTTGTACAGCTGGTAAGTAAACATCTACATACAGTAAATTATGTAAGAGACAAAGTTACTAGGCAACAGCCTGCAGACCGGAGGGGGGATCAAGTCCCCGAAACGGAAGTGGGACATAAATATCAGAGGCTTTCTGGATTCAGCTGCTCGACTCGTTTATTCCTGTTTCTGACGTGATCTCCTCTTTTATCTCAATTCTCTGAGTTTAGAGTAAAGAAAAATGTTTGTGGAGCTACTTAATCTAatcaaatgaaggtttatttacaaacaaacaaaatctaaTCACAACTCAAGTCGATTTAAATACAGCCCTCTTTACTCTAATTATAATctaatttaatccaattcaatctgAGTTAATGAACTGCAAACACTAGTAGTGCACGTGCAGTCGGGGAGGGGCTCTTTCtggctactagattattttcacgGGAAATAAAAGCTGCTGTGACTGAGCAAACACCATGACATGATCTCAGAGTGAAATAAGTGGAAAAATGAAAGCCAGTCTTGCCTCGTACTGATCTCCAGGACAGAGCCGAGCGAATCCCGCCAATCCTATCAGAGACATAATTAAAGAAAAGTCACTTTCCTGCAAAAGTCCCAATTTTTCCATAATCCAACAAACATTCCTTGGACCTTCAAAACACCAACTGTAAATGTATACAATGACAAATGATACAATTTGGATAAAAATGTCCTTTTTAGGTATTTCCTTCCTGTTTTTATTTATAAGGTTTAACCCCTTTAAAAAACACGAGGCTTATTTTGAAATTTGACATCACCCTTCAAATTGAAATAGAAATAAATCAGTATCTGTGCAAAATTCTGCAGCAAAATACACCCTATCCATTTAAATAGCACATATTTCACAAAGTTAATATACTAGTGAAGTAAGAAAATATCAGTATGCagaaatatcacaatatttcatGTTTAGACGCTGAATTAATATTTAAAAGAAGTGTATTGATTTTTTAattgcaaacatttactgtattttctGTTTGGTGCAATTTAAACTttaactgctaggtggcagcagtgtttACGGCCTTCACTGAAGGAGCAACGAGATCTCCCGATAACTCTGGGTGTGTCTTGGAAGCCTCTGGCCTGAGCTTTCTAATTAAATCCAGTCCTAAAATGTAAACTAACCAacatatcgtatcgccagattcttgccaaGATACACCCCTATATAGTATCTACAAGTATAGCAGCGGGACTCAATTTTGAAAAATCTAGTTAATTAAAGGCTTTgtgattaattaatcttgattaatcgcattttaatcgttcaagacAATTTGTGGAAAAGggattttaagtaaaaaaaaattgcttatTTATTTCAATTTTTAATCTTGAACAACTTAAATATTCAAACTTTTACAAATTTCTATAAGGTTTAACTAACCCAAAACAGCTAAAGGGAAATATGTAAAATTCACACCAAATAAAAGCTCGGGTCTAATGATAGATTTTGaatagattttttatttttatttaagagCACAAATAAGTGACATTTTGTTATGGAAaaaattatgtttattaattcttgaacaTTGACTcaaccaactgaatgtaaatgtattgctctatgcctctttgatcatgctcactcattcagacacacccacacaagccactcacacacacacacacacacattcttgaattcattctctctctctctctctctctctctctctctctctgtctctctctgtctctgtctctgtctctgtctctctctctctctctctctctctctctctccctctctctctctccctctctccctccctccctccctctctctctctctctctctctccctctctctctctctctctctctccctctctctctccctctccctctccccccccctctctaaataaactctgtgaccggatgttcggtgcattttgcttcgtgcatcttgccacagttataactgtttgacttgtttgcTCATTGTCTCCTCCTCTCTTCActgtaggaaatgggttattgataaacatattgataaaatccatgacacattTCTAGAACTTTGTAAtacttaaagagggactgcacaccatcagaaaatgtaactccacacctagtcaagatttgaaaagcgatatgaaagtgggcgttgccaggaggcactgaGTGGcacggccaagtgtggggaacttCCATCCTGAGAGGGAGGGGATTGgggggagactgtaccgatgacgtgaaattgttccagccccagccAATCTACAAGTTTTAAATGCAGTAGccgcagggggcagcactaagatgtttttagacctagattctagattcaatcaagtttacacaaacatgtcaaaaatgcacagaaacagaaagattgcatttgcaaAGACCCAGTTATACAGTTAATAGCaacaaaaaaagttattttgaggtttagttactctttaaggaTACATTCTTGCACAGTAATCAGATTTAGTGGTTAACTTAGGGAACTGTAAGCTGAGGATTAAACAAGCTAAATATCTGAGTTACAACATTAATGAGTCCCACCTTTCATTTTGATGTGAAACTCTCCGAGCAGATTCTCCAGCTCGCTCTCGAATGTGCTCATGCTCTGTACGAGAAAAGATAAAACTGGTCAGAtgaggaggaggcggagcctcTCAGGATATGTGatgacacaggtgtgtgtgtctcCGTGCAGGTGTTTACAAATTAGAGCAAACAGACTCCATGTAAACAGTGATCTTATCCGTAAACAGGACATCACGCAGCATTAGCTTAAACTCTAGGATTTGTTTTAGTCTTTGATGGAGGCGGCAGCCTCTCACACCTCGGTGTATTCTTTGTAGCGCCGGTTGACCTCCGCTATGCTCTCTTTGGTGCCTTTAgtggagggagaggaggagaaggCCTGCTTCATCCGGCTGGCTCCGTCCCTCAGACGGCTCTGGATACAGAAAGCCTCGTACAGCTCGTCCACCTGAGGGAGGAAAAAGAACAACACACAAATTAATTCATCGTTAAAAGAATGTTTAAACGAAGTCCGTTCAGATGTGTTGCCAATTtatgaggcagcagtagctcaggaggtagagcgggttgcctcatgatcggagggtcatgggctcgattccagctcccgccaggggtattctgctgttgtgtccttgggcaagacacttcacccgacttgtctgtgttggtggtggtcagagggaccgacggcggcagcctcgcctctgtcaggccgccccagggcggctgtggctacaaagtagcttaccatcactagcagtgtgtgaatgtgagtgcatgaaagcgtctgAGTGTCCTAAAACGCGCTacataagtttgatgtattattatttatattatgtCACAAGACAAAACATGAAAAGAATCAAAAGAATATAAAAAGTGTATAACATCTCACAGGATATACTGTAAGTATACATAAATAATTTTACATAAACTTTGAAATTTCAGAGATTGGAACCATTTTAAAACAGCCGCAAACAGCTTTGGTTTTTTTAGGTGcttagactagccgttagctcatcagtcatgaTATCTACTATGGGTAAGATAGTAAATATTAATAATTGTATCATGGAAATAACTCAAAATGTTGGAAAATCTTTCTAAATAATGAAAACGTTCTAAAAATGAGGATATTCTTCCGAGTACTGACAACGCAGCTCTAAACCTAAATCCAAACCAGTTTCAGTCTCGGTCATGCCCTCTTGCATTTGAtcaagggacagcagtagctcagaaggtagagcaggttgttcagtaatcggaaggttgcaggtacgaTCCCGGCTctcgccagagaatgctgcttttgtgtccttgggcttaacctgccttgcttgctggtggtggtcggacggaTCGATGGTACCAGTGCTCaccagtctcgcctctgtcagtgggcaccaaggcagctgtggctacatcatagctcatcatcaccagactgtgatgtgtgtgtgaatgggtgaatgtgttgtgaagtgccttgggggttgcagaaccctaagaaggtgctatattcAGCCAGTTATCAAAACAACCCTTCTAACACAATAGGACCTAACGACAATAACAACTTCTCAGGGGGTATTTATTGGTAGTTTCTGCTACAATTTCCCATTTTCCAGTCAAAATTAATAAAGCTCCTCATATGAGaagtgaaatgtcttcaagaaatcaCAGAAGTCCAGTTGCTTTCTTTTGaaacctttggattaccatgacctggatgactgagaccttcaccAGCATGCACCAGTTACAGAGAGCCTAAGCCCTTAGCTCATCAGCCAAGCGAATCAGAGAGAAGTTTCAGAGCTTCCTGTGAAACCAAACACGGTGAAGCACGAATGGTCTGAATGTAAACTTGCATAGAGAATTTGCAGCTAAATCTCCAAAATGTCAATGTAAATTAATAAATCGGTGCTTTTCAGTGTTTTTGCAGCCAATCAATACAAACTACAACATGTCAGGTAAGGAGCATCTGTGTCAGGAATGAAATACCttaaagcatccagatggagcatcaggattagtaccttcacttTTTCTTACCTCAATGGCAgcctttatttttttactcaaaacaagaaaatctgtattatatttaagaatatttaacTTATTTCAAGTGGTGACGGTTTTGCAGATAAGaattttatttcctttttgtCTAAAATAACTCTTGAAAGTCTATTTTTGCAGTGTGTCCAGTCCCATaaatgtctactgccctctggtagaGGATATAGAGGTGGAAATGTGTTGAATTTATTACTGTAATATTATTACATATTTACATAATTAAACAGATCATTATATAGCTGTTAAAATAAAAATGGCCAATAACTAGCTCAGTTTTTAAACTACCTTTTTAAAAGTTATAATTACATGTTTCACATTTTAAAGTCTTAATAGTCTCTGAACATTTAGCATTATTCTTTAACATCAGTGAGGAAGTATACCACCTCAAAGTTCATTTATGTAAAGAAGAAAAAAGTACAAATGCACCGATTGTAGTTTTGAGGGCCAATACCGAGTTCCGATTTTTGTGAAGCTCTGAACCGGCTGGTGACTGACTTGATGATTTCAATTGTCTAAGAGAAATAAAAACGAGTTATTTTTACATTCCAGATAAACTTAAAAGTTTTGATTCTGGACTAAAAAACTTCTACAAGAAAGATCTGTTATTGTTAGCATGGTGTAGCACTTAACAGATGGGGAACAATATCAGATGGCaatgctgcgtgtgtgtgtgtgtgtgtgtgtgtgtgtgtgtgtgtgtgtgtgtgtgtgtgtgtgtgtgtgtgtgtgtgtgttataaaagAAAAATTAAGAAATAAAAATTTTGAGTTTCAGATCAGTCAATTATAGATTAAATCCTTACAAATGAAAATTCACATCAAACCACCTTTGGCCTTACAGCATCCAGACAGAGTAACAGGATTAGTACCTCCATCACAAACCGGCCATATCCAGTCctatacatgtctactgccctctggtggaggatttcTAGGTTgtaagggccaattttatttcttcCTTACTGTTCTATTgttatatggtaaatggcctgtatttgatatagcgccttctagagtcctggaaccccccaaggcgctttacaacacaatcagtcattcacccattcacacactggtggggatgagctacgatgtagccacagctgccctggggcgcactgacagaggcgaggctgccgagcactggcgccaccggtccctccgaccaccaccagcaggcaacgtgggttaagtgtcttgcccaaggacacaacgacagcgacagactgagcggggctcaaacctgcaaccttccgattgcggggcgagcacttaactcctgtgccaccgtcgccccatgtaATCACACATGTGCATATAATCACACAGTAAAACTAAAGATCGTTGTATATTTGTTATAACAGTTTTTATGAAATTCCTCCTGATTTCTGTGTCGTTATTACAATAAAACATGAAGGTTCAACCGTCGGTGAGGCACGCAGTAAAACTCACAAACACTAGAAGTGAAAACAAAACTTGGGTGAGCTTCATTAGAGGAAGAAACGGTCTCATTGAGGCTGTTTATTGGTACTCAATGAGACGACGAGGGGAGAAAACGGGCCGTTCTGGCGCCGGTCGTCCTAACAGCTGCTGTTTGTTTGAGTGAAGCAAAGCGGACGCTCCAAGGTGGTTCGCCTACCTTTAAAGGTGACAAACGAGGGCTGAAAAATCACATCTGAAGATGTTTTAATAACTTTCCACACAAATCCAACCGGCTCCACCTTAAACCATCCACCCGCCCGACTGGGACCAAACCCACCCGTCAGTCTGTCTGTGGTCCATGTGGTTCGGCTGCAGCAGCTGAAGAACGTCTGGCATAAGAGAGTAACTCAAGTCTGGAATTAAAAACATTCATCCAGCTGAGCTGTGTGATTTTATTAGACTCAGACGAGTTAATTATTTTTGtctgcaagaaaaaaaaacaggatgaATGGTCATAATCGGATCGTTATCGGCTAATGGAGGTCTCTTTTCTCCCCAATTAGGACGACTGATGCCGCCTTGGAGAATACGTGCTTTTGAAGGTCAGCCAAGCTTAGACGGCATCCAACAGCATATTGCTGAGcctccggtgtgtgtgtgtgtgtgagtgtgtgtgtgtgtgtttgtgcaaaaCCAAAAAACAGAAAATGACAGACATAAGCACAAATGAAAGATAAAAACATGGGTTTTTTTCCTTCtgggagatttttttttttttgtaaaaataaGCTAAATATTAGTGTTTATGGTTTTATTTACCTATATGAGAAACcgtttttgaaaagaaaaactcAATCAAAGCATAAGTCTAAAAATAGACCtttctttaaagaccaagttcactgaagaacttttttactgttattttttaTGTAAGATCTGAAAGTCTGACTTTCAAATGCAGGTTAAATGCGAAAACAGTCTTCTGCCTGTATTTCCGGCATTAGCCGCTGACAGAAGATGTACAGGGAAACtatcggattagaaaagcccgaCAATTGTACATCgcattgaaaattagcattcatagacTCGCCCATCTGGACTCACCATGAAGATGACCGTtgtcggtttagcgtccaggaaacagcagagcacgttTTGGCTAATATAAGCTAATcgtcagcattagcaactccaccacacagcagaactccttcaggcttgtgttatttgtggagataaaacatcaacgttgcagaggaaatggagtcagtggtagagtcgtgttgctgttagccaatcagaggagagaaaaTATcagtgagtaagactccaaatcctgtcgttttCACTGCAGATGCATTTTACAAACAAGTGAACTTAGTCTTTAACAGTTTCAGTAACGTAGGGGTATTATTTAAAGTAGCAGTGTGTAGTTTcttggcactagggggcagtacataaatACATTACAGGGTAGTTTCACACCTTATcgccgtgactgtcgctagtttgaaAACCATCACGGTAAATGTTGTCGAGCAGAAACGTGcgacctcggcgtgactcctcagactttgaaacTCCTAACTGGGAAATTAGTGTTTCTTGTAACAGGCTTCCATGTGTAATTTGAGGCGAAggtagcacaggagttaagtgcttgccctgtaatcggaaggttgcaggttcgagccccgctcagtttgtcgctgtcgttgtgtccttgggcaagacacttaacccccctttgcTTGCTGGTAGTGgcaggagggaccagtggcgccagtgatcGGCAGACTGTCGGCGCGTCCcacggcagctgtagctacaatgtagctcattaccgccagggtgtgaatgtgtgtgtgaatgggtgaatgactggttgtgttgtaaagcgccttggggggttcgaggactctagaaggcgctatatcaaatacaggccattttattaACTGTTTTGGTTACTTTTAATTTAATTccaacaataattattattaataataacataATAATAACAAAAGCCCGTTATTGTCCCTCGTTGGGGAAATTCTGGTGCTCCAGCAGCAAAGTTACAGGTAAGGTAAGAAAAACAGATTCacacaaatatacagaaaaataaGAATAGAATAGATTGTAAATTATTTACAGCATGGATGTAGTAATGACAGAAATATTGTTCAGCTTTCTGCATTTTGTTTATTATACACATATTTACTCATGAAGTAAATAAATGTGCAGCTTTTTACTGTCAATTTAAAAATTTGAACAAAGAATCTTTAGGATTTGGGAGACTGGAACGTTTTCAAAGAAATTTGtgtgggcacacacacacacacacacacacacacacacacacgcacgcacacacacacacacgcatgcacgcacacacacacacacgcatgcacgcaaacacacacacacacacgcacgcacgcacgcacacacacacacacgcatgcacgcacacacacacacacgcatgcacgcaaacacacacacacacacacgcacgcacgcacgcgcagacACATGgaagcgtgcgcacacacacacacgcatgcacacacacgcgcgcacacacacacatgcatgcacgcacacacacacacgcacgcaaacacacacgcatgcacacacacacacacacgcgcatgcgcacacacacacgcacacacacacgcacgcacgcgcacacacacacacacacacacacacacacacacacacacacacacacacacacacacacacacacacacacacacacaaacacacacacacttaatatCTGGGGAAGGGATCAAAATAGGTGTGCCACGCCAAAAAACATCAAACAGTCCCCTCTCTGAGGagtcgtgtgtgtgagtgtgtgtgtgcgtgtgtgtgcgtgcaggtgtgTGTATGTGGTGAGATTAGAATCAAAGGAAGAGGGGACATAATCACAAACTATTCACACTCATCCTGGGCTGAATTTAGCATGTGGCTGATGTCAACACACGCCCTCTCCCAGAGGAGGAGGACGTGCCCAGCAGCTGTGTCACTCGTCTCTTTAACGATGCCCCGCTGGTCCGCGGCGTTCAGCAGGACACGCATCAGACCCTCTCCTGGCTCAGGAAGCATCACGTAGGCTTGCGCCGCGCCACCTGCCTCCTGCAGACATCCGCAGGCAGCACAG
Coding sequences within:
- the ripor2 gene encoding rho family-interacting cell polarization regulator 2 isoform X2 produces the protein MDASGGLNWLQRRPWRAYVCRRKFNRVSSRVPEIMAAGTHSPGGPNGIIRSQSFAGFSTLQERRSRCNSFMGNSVVQKKPQSKPKKPHLSGHKGGSSSREPQPKRLEEIYMALKQGLDEYLEVHQTELDKLTSLMKDMKRNSRLGVLYDLDKQIKSIERYMRRLEFHISKVDELYEAFCIQSRLRDGASRMKQAFSSSPSTKGTKESIAEVNRRYKEYTESMSTFESELENLLGEFHIKMKGLAGFARLCPGDQYEIFMRYGRQRWKLKGRIEVNSRQSWDGDEMVFMPLISDLINIKVTELKGLATHVLVGSVICETKELFTAMPQVVAVDINDLGTIKLNLEVTWYPFDVEDLTLSSGNLSKAAALQRRVSIYSQGTPETPTFQDNSFFSALPDDVFENGGCGVAECKRLSYTFSDASGSTPSPAQSFSQSQSNPEITVTPPETDSYPAQVLQTREDSIAEEHLVEEDEEEEEEYDEDGETGSRGSRMSASFASDEADVAEDSEWERTESQRNSCYNCGSAAPSLCSDGHLSTVAPEDVFLDPADELKPVELDTEEPGSLTRQLVKRLTSSEVVPSGGSSAEGGGSLSWAGEGSRAFLESSLEEAIHSLLMKLESLTHRCRELQDLEQEVMRLEDLLKCRLPGHRSRSSSLSLTVESALESFDFLNTSDFDDDDTGDDNAGVSSPPQKSPLFDPDADGIESQHSEARGHLSEALTEDTGVGNSVAGSPMPLTTGNENLDVAIVIHLQYCNHLIQLLACGVGVWQRRSLLLKLSAQTQLLEELAEISVDRLGALTSAADVLPSLAERPRLMTLWSECSGSSGLFHTTLDRVFQHMKQSYAAALQERHPRSADTVISMVVGEMVDRSDLAATHTPSPPGAAAATLSRDVLTVFQFHNYILEHEVQDMQTHLLHLAREESFAEILSSGDSSLCLAELEEVALSTLWPRNITLKILASLLTAEDPQVSKAAADYLSSGASNRHFRTRAVECYTQALSEAGVQSQRAACSALGCLQAVESIKTVISMCDSADEELRHVAIETLLAFGDEGRLAYEQLDTVVGEMIRLGTRRGNAVTTAF